In one Heteronotia binoei isolate CCM8104 ecotype False Entrance Well chromosome 1, APGP_CSIRO_Hbin_v1, whole genome shotgun sequence genomic region, the following are encoded:
- the LOC132583361 gene encoding myelin protein P0-like, whose translation MGSQGSLGRESLLLLAVLVSAMVLTPTVAIHVYTDREVHGRVGSKVTLSCTFWSREWISDDISITWHFQPEYSRDSISIFHYAKGQPYIDDIGTFKDRISWIGDPGWKDGSIVIHNLDYTDNGTFTCDVKNPPDIVGKSSQVTLYVFENVPVRYGVVLGAVIGGVLAVVLVVLVIAYLIRYCWLRRQATLQRRLSAMERGKLRLGKDSSKRGRQAPVLYAMLDHSRLTKSASEKKSKGLGDSRKDRK comes from the exons TGCTAACTCCGACCGTAGCCATTCACGTTTACACAGACCGGGAGGTCCACGGCAGGGTGGGCTCCAAAGTCACGCTTTCCTGCACCTTTTGGTCAAGGGAATGGATCTCCGATGACATTTCCATCACTTGGCACTTTCAGCCGGAGTACAGCAGAGACAGCATTTCG ATATTTCATTATGCCAAAGGCCAGCCATACATAGATGACATTGGGACATTCAAGGATCGCATCTCGTGGATCGGGGATCCTGGCTGGAAAGACGGTTCCATTGTCATCCACAATTTGGACTACACAGACAACGGAACTTTTACCTGTGATGTCAAGAACCCACCCGACATTGTGGGGAAGTCATCTCAGGTCACACTCTACGTCTTTGAAAACG TGCCTGTCAGGTATGGCGTGGTTTTGGGAGCTGTGATTGGAGGTGTGTTGGCTGTGGTTCTCGTCGTCTTGGTGATCGCCTACCTCATCAGGTATTGCTGGCTGAGAAGACAAGCCACTCTGCAGAGGAGACTCAG TGCTATGGAGAGAGGCAAGCTGAGGCTGGGCAAGGATTCATCCAAACGAGGTCGCCAG GCTCCCGTcctgtatgccatgctggaccaCAGCCGCCTGACCAAGTCCGCCAGCGAGAAGAAATCCAAGGGACTGGGCGACTCCCGCAAGGATAGGAAATAG